TTTCCAAGGTGGCGTGAGACCAAGACCCAAGGCGAATATTTGTTCGGCAAGCATGGCAATCCTCCTGAGGGAGGGCTATCCAAACTGGGCGAGGTCGGTCAATTCCACATTAAACGTCGAAGAACCTTCTTTTTCAGAGTTCCAGCGAGGTTGCGGATTCGTTCTTGGCCGTGAAAATGGGGGCTATCTTTTAAAATGATGATGGCGGCGCAGGTTTTCCTATCTCTCTCGATTGATGGAGGGGCGAGTATTGCGGACATGCCCATGCAGGTCGTGTTGTCTGATCGCGAGTTGCGGTAGGTTAGCTGGACATGGGCGGGCAACGCGTTTACCAAATCTTGAAAGTCAAAAAGGACATGCCATGCACCATGACGCCTTCGCCAATCTGGACGCGCTGAAGTCCAAGCTCGACGCTCATCGTCCCCTTGCGCCGGAACTTGTCCGGAACCTGCGCAAGGACATGGTGCTGAGGTACACCTACCATTCCAACGCCATCGAGGGGAACACGCTGACCCTCATGGAGACCAAAGTGGTATTGGAAGAAGGTTTGACCATCGGTGGCAAACCGCTGAGACATCATCTCGAAGCCATCAACCATGCCGATGCCATTACCTATCTGGAAAGTCTCGTGCAGGAGAACATCCCGCTTGATGAGCGCATTTTGAAGGATCTGCATCAGCTTGTCCTGCGGGGTATCGACAATGAAGCCGGGCGTTATCGCGGCTGCAACGTCATCATCTCAGGTGCTGGGCATGCGCCACCTGATCATCTCCATGTCGGCGAACGCATGCAGAGCTTCTTCGACTGGTACCATGGCGAGGCCCAGAGCCTTCATCCCGTTGAAAGGGCTGCCAGGGTGCATGCCGACCTGGTCATCATCCATCCCTTCCGGGACGGCAACGGCAGGACTTCAAGGCTCGTCATGAACCTGGAACTCATGCGGGCAGGATTTCCGACCGTGATCATCCCGGTGGAAGATCGGGCCGCCTATTACGAGAATCTGGACAAGGCGGGGAAGGACGCGGATTATGGTCCGTTCGCTGAGCAACTTGCCCAGTTGGTCGAACGAAGTTTCGCCCCTTATTGGTATCTGCTCGGCATAGCCTAGCCGTTAAACACAACAACGAACGAAAAGCCCTGGAGTCACAAGCTCCGGGGCTTTTCGTATTTGGAGGATTTCATGACCGATACACGGGTCATGATGCGTTCGGTGCCATTGGTGGCCAGCGTGCTCGGCAGAAAATACGGGGTGAAGGTCGAGATGGGTGGGGCGGATGCCTACACCGACGGCAAGACCATCCACCTTCCGGCCATGCCAAGCGAGGTGCCGGACACTTTGCTGGCAATGGTCAGGGGATTTTTGGACCACGAAGCGGGGCATGTCCGGGAAACGGATTTCAACGCCCTGCAGGAAGCCAGGCTCTCACCCATAGAGATGCACGTTTGGAACACCCTGGAAGACTGGCGGGTCGAACATAGACTCGCGTCCATATTCCCAGGGTGTCGCCAGAACTTTGATTGGCTCATCGGGTACCTTTTCGGTTCGGAGGGCCGGGATGAACTAGCTGACCATGCGGCCAATATTCTCAACTGGCTGCTGCTTGAAGTCCGTTCCTGGGATGTCCTGTCTTTGTCCAAACAAAGAGACAGCTTGGCGAGACAAGTGGACAGAGGCCTTCCGGGGATAAGGGCGAAGATTGAGCGCGTGCTGAAACTGGTCCGAATCAAATGCGAGTCTACCCAGGACGCCATCAAATACGCCCGCGAAATTGTGCGCGCTTTGGATCAGTACGCAAACCCTGTGAGCCAGCCAGAGCCTTCGGCAAGCGGACCCTCGGAGAGTCCGGCACGTTCGGCACGAAGTGATCCTGGTGGACAAGGCAACAAGAACGACCGGCTCGAAGGGGCAGATGATCCGTTGCCAGACGGGGGACAAGAAGCTG
This genomic window from Candidatus Cloacimonadota bacterium contains:
- a CDS encoding Fic family protein — encoded protein: MHHDAFANLDALKSKLDAHRPLAPELVRNLRKDMVLRYTYHSNAIEGNTLTLMETKVVLEEGLTIGGKPLRHHLEAINHADAITYLESLVQENIPLDERILKDLHQLVLRGIDNEAGRYRGCNVIISGAGHAPPDHLHVGERMQSFFDWYHGEAQSLHPVERAARVHADLVIIHPFRDGNGRTSRLVMNLELMRAGFPTVIIPVEDRAAYYENLDKAGKDADYGPFAEQLAQLVERSFAPYWYLLGIA